In Pempheris klunzingeri isolate RE-2024b chromosome 5, fPemKlu1.hap1, whole genome shotgun sequence, the DNA window cacttttacCATCGCTATTCTTgttcctgcatttaaaaaagtaaCTTAGAGTGGGAGTAAGATCGAGTTTGTGCCCTACTTATCAGGTGTCCTGTTGCCGGCCAGCTGATGGTAAACAGTCTGCTGGTGATCACCCTCAGAGAGCTGGACGATTTTGGCCTCTACAGCTGCACAGTGAGGAACGTCTCCTCTGACTTCAGCCTGCAGAATTCAAGTGAGACAACCAATGATATCCTCCTATATACGCTGTCCTGCATcatttgttatatttctgaAAAGATTACCAACCCAGAAATGGAAAAAgtcatacacacataaatgtgacAATGCAGATTGGAGAAAACggtgaaagacacacacacacacacacacacacacacacacagccatccaGTCTGTATAATTTTACAGTGTATTGGCAGGGAGCCTGGCCCAGCATGTGATATGTCAGCAATAGATAAACAGTTCAAAATTCTTCACAACATGACTTTAATTGACAGTCGAATTCAATTGTCAGACAGCCCCAGCCACACTGCCGCTGTTGTCGCAGccatcaccctcctcctcctcctggctgtagctgctgctgtctaCTCCAGGTGTCACCTGAGCATCAAACTCTGGTACAGGAACTCCTACGGAGACTATGAGCTCAATGGTGAGGCCGCTGTTTAACTGATGTAAGGTTGCTATACTCGTGCGTAAAACTGTAGCATTAACACCACTGGTATGTTTCTGTCTCCGTGTCTTCAGATGGCAAATTATACGATGCCTACATCTCCTATGTGAACAATGATTATGACAGGAAGTTTGTCAATTTTATTCTCAAACCTCACCTGGAGAATAAAAACGGGTACAAGGTGCACCTCAATGACAACGTTATCCTCCCTGGCTCAGGTAAGCTCTCTTGGTTTTTATAGGCGTGAAAGGTAGAGTTTATTATATTCAAtattgtttatgttgtttttattggttttaatCTTCATCATTTCTGTCATCAGTTAGTCTGGGGTATGTTTCACATGAGATAATTGTCTCTCATGTTGATTCTgacacattattcattattcgAGACTCATTATTCCTGCTTGATTTGCTAATGTCTCTATAAACTGTAAGAATCAATCATTTGTGTGAACTGATGCTGCCTccattttgtaaaatgtgtgtaatcAGTTCTCGCAAATTGTTTTTGTGAAACTGGCTTTTGGATAACAAATTGTTGCTTAAAGCTGCCCATTTTTAACAATGCACCATAATATTATGTGTCTCCAGAACCTTCTGCAGAGCTGCTAATGAACATGAGCCGGTCTCGGCGTTTGATCGTGTTGCTCTCTCATGCTTACCTCGAGCAGGACTGGTGCTGCAATAACTTCAGGTCagactcgcacacacacatttaatataGAAACAAATGTAGAAACAACACCATTCAAACAGAACTTTACATTCTGTATAAAAGTGAGTAAAATGAATGTGGCATCATCACAATACACCACTTGAGGTCGGTGTTGCTGCCGCATACTGCAGCGTGCACAGCATGTCCCGTCATGacaggctgtggctgtgtgtgttttcagacagGGTTTTCTCCACTTGTTGGAGTTATGTCAGCGGCCCATCCTCATCATGCTGGACGGTCAGCCCAAACGCATGAGGCCTGAGATCAAGCAGCTGCTCATTGAGCACCAGCACTGCCTCACCATACTCACCTGGAGGCACAACTCTGTGGTAAGATCCACAGTAATACATATTAGTGCTGTTATTATACAGCAAAATCTGTCTGAGCAAActataataatgtaaatataaatgccATTATGCTTCAAACTGGATTTCAACTAATTGGAAAGAATATATTATGTGAATTACATatgtacagtgcttaacaaatttattagACCACCTcccagtgtaaggtgtttgcctccgctgccctaaattaacagtattgctgattacctaaatattttttttaatttctgtaatggttaatcCACCAGTATGTGTAAGCTCTTTATACATcatcaaaatgatgtatttgaaatgatgtaaaaggaatctggagtagtggaactgatggactggccaagtcaaagtccagacttgaatcctatcgaacagatctgggacttattgaattaaaaaatagatcacacacaaatttaatccaaagcaagtctctgggaatagctaggaactatttggaactcaataacaaaagagacggtcgaaaagtccatgaaaacaatcagggccaaaggaggtcaaacaaaatattaatatttttggttaaaatatgtgaataaggactatttagttgttccagtttattatttgcctaataaataataatacaatgtttaatttgaaacaagtttttgacagatttctaaaatatttgtgttttctcgtttttatgacCAGTGGTctgataaatttgttaagcactgtacatacagtgtgtccaaaGGATTTATAGCATTCATAGTTAGTGCCTAGGCTCTGTctgtcctttctctctcactgggAGTATGTAGCATTTCCGTTGAAGTCACTATTATATTGAAATAATCATGTGAATAAATTTTATCTTGCACAACATTTCCAAAACATGGATTTAAATTTTAAGTATCTTTCTAAAGCATGAAATATTCATGACTAAATAAGCAACAATCAGGGTTtaaattcagaaaaacacatgcctaaaaatgtttctaaatcctgattggtgctCAAGAGTATGACACATCACCTCACTCCAGCTGAACCCAGCCCACTGTAAACCAGTGAGAGGAGCTCACAGAAAACTGTTATAACCAAAGCTGCTTAAACCTCAGAAGCAACTAAAGAGGCTGTTTGAGGGTTTCAAGGCCAGAAGTATTATATTGTTAAAGCCAGAGGAAATTATCTTCCAGCAGTTGGGAGAAAAAGAGTTTCTGATTTACTGATGAATCAGTCTATTTAACTGGCAACAACACATTATGCAATTATAGATGTTCCTCGGTTCAGAAATGTTTCAATGTAATTTGATATCTATACATATGAATTAAATTAGAAATGTACTGTGTATTATGATACATGCAAGTAAGGTTTCAACAGCTCAGTTCGACTTGTACAGCGTGCTGttatgtttcctgtgtgtccGCTGTCCACAGACTCCTTCCTCAGTCTTCTGGAAGGAGCTGGCCTTGGCGATGCCTCGCAGAGTCATCTTCCACAGTGAGTCTGTAGGTGACCCTCAGACTGTGCTACAAGATGACAAGGACCCCATGCTGACCCTCGACCCCGACTACCTGGACTGCCGCCCTGACACAGACCCTGCTGGAGATCTGGGTAAGCACAACAGTCTCTGGACTTGAAAAATACTCCACATTAGGTGCACTCCGCTCATGAAGACAGACATGCAAAACAATCTGTGTGGATTTTTgcacatgcaaatgaaatgtatATTAAAGCTGCAGACTGTGCTCTCATGTGTATTCAGTCTGCAGGCTTTGCAAAGCACAGCCACACTGTTGCTACTTTCTTTTTCCACATGTTTTGTCCCACTACTCCTCCTGCAGCATTGCCAGCACATATgcaaaaaattactttaaatcaTGCGGTTCAATTGGGAATGGggtgctatgacttttctcagaggtCAAATCGCAAATCACAAAAGACTGCACCAAATTTCtccataggaatgaatgggaaatTGTTGTGAAGAGTGCTCAGACCCTCCCCACTGAGAGTGGAGAACTGAGTTTGTCTTAAAGTTGCTTTTGCTCCTCACTCTCCATTTTataattttcatcatcaaaaccTGTTCTGATCACAGCCATGCAGCTTCAGATTCAGACTTATAATTTAGGTGCAGTGAGCCTGTGAGCCATGTGACGGGAAACCCTCTTTAAACTGACAACAGAAACTTTTTCATTCCGTCCTCTCATTTCTAACTGcgttttcatatttttacagCACAAACGCAAAGCTTAtggttttgctttattttgggGATTGGATTCAGGGTCGTTGCACAGGAAGCGGGTGTTTTTGAGGTTCTTTTCCTATTGCATGAACCGTCTGAGCTCTCATCTGCAGCCCCTGAGGATCTGAGGACACTGGGAGGCAGCCTTTGGACACTATTAGCAGAAGTCCaaactattagcaacattcaacagCCACTCATCTGCTGCTCTCATGATAAATCTACACACAAAACCAagaaaccactgcaacacattacattattacagaaaaatgaaattaacaGCTTCAGTCATCCCAATTTTGATTGGGATCCCTGTGAGGCTTCTGGGCAGAGACGGAGATGCCAATGAAAGACTTTTAGGACATAAAGTAAAGTTcaaaagcaagcaaacaaatcCAGGCAGGGAGTTGGCAAAAGTCCAAAAACCAAAGAGCTAGACAAAGTCAGAAAGCAAATAGACAAACACAAGGAGTTGTGCTGGGAAGTGATGAACACGAAAGGTAGAACAAAGACAATCTGGCAGAGGAATGGAGGACGTGGACTGGGATAACTGGAGAGCGACAAGACGAGACATGTTAGAATTTACACACGGGCATATAATTAACGCGATGTTGCATCCCGCTGCTGTTACAGAACGTTACAAAAACATGAACTTAGCCACACATGATAACTGTAACTTTAGCCAATagctaaactattagcaacattcCATAGAGCCGCTCATCgcctgctttcatggtaaactaataataatgttgCACCATGACTCAACCTAGtgaaccactgcaacacatttagatattacaggataATGTCTGCAACTTCATGGCGTCCATTTCTGAAATGCTTCACATGTTTTATTGAGTTTAATGTCAGCCtcccttttagctctgttttttaataaatcaaCTATTGACTCTGTTCCAGAGATTTACATGCTTGTCAGGTGTTTggcatttattttcctttttgtcacATAAAAATTGGtataaaaaaagcttttctctttttcaacacagtctgctgctgaagtgTATTGTACTACTGCGTAGTTTGAGTCAACAAACATGGACTCATGCACTGTCGTTCTTAAACTTCGGTACCAGGAAATCATTTCACATGAGTGGAACATGTTTGCTGTAGCAGCTTGTCTGTGATGCTTTTTATCAAGACGTACCAAACACACATGAGAGGCAAATGCTTTCTTGTTAAAGGAATAGCTCAGCATTCGCTTATTAGCAGACAGTTAGATTAATAGATCGATACCGCTCTTATATCCTTTAcataaatatgaagccacagctGGTTAACTTAACTTTGCACAAAAAATAGGAACAGGGAGAAACATGTAGTCAAGCACCCCCACgttaaaacacaaactgctgcaCTTTAGAAGTGCTGGTTGAGGGATTTTGTCACCTTTGGACCGAGCTAAACTAGGCACTTTCTCCATTTCCAGTCAGTGGCCTCATAATGACTGTACAGATGTCTCATCAAGACA includes these proteins:
- the sigirr gene encoding single Ig IL-1-related receptor, whose protein sequence is MAVILVALILACSAEWDRTFVAAAEACVDESRFKEQVLYVGPQGPPYRLNCPLELPRPRSSPQLNLTWQKDCQQLLAPEGKAYLEFASVSSEDQGNYTCMQQGNGTASFTVRLIVKESQCSKAPEFKPNGGLTSLWRNVRSTVRLNCTALLWDSKEEQCDTRLQWSKDGQPLTNHTQNTSSWCPVAGQLMVNSLLVITLRELDDFGLYSCTVRNVSSDFSLQNSNSPSHTAAVVAAITLLLLLAVAAAVYSRCHLSIKLWYRNSYGDYELNDGKLYDAYISYVNNDYDRKFVNFILKPHLENKNGYKVHLNDNVILPGSEPSAELLMNMSRSRRLIVLLSHAYLEQDWCCNNFRQGFLHLLELCQRPILIMLDGQPKRMRPEIKQLLIEHQHCLTILTWRHNSVTPSSVFWKELALAMPRRVIFHSESVGDPQTVLQDDKDPMLTLDPDYLDCRPDTDPAGDLGLRLPVYKALACKAPVLPAAQITAAEPRPSDIDVSDLGSRNYGTRSDFYCLVTEEDI